The Mixophyes fleayi isolate aMixFle1 chromosome 1, aMixFle1.hap1, whole genome shotgun sequence genome includes a region encoding these proteins:
- the RPL34 gene encoding large ribosomal subunit protein eL34: MVQRLTYRRRLSYNTTSNKTRLSRTPGNRIVYLYTKKVGKAPKSACGICPGRLRGIRAVRPKVLMRLSKTKKHVSRAYGGSMCAKCVRDRIKRAFLIEEQKIVIKVLKAQAQSQKTK, encoded by the exons ATGGTTCAGCGCCTGACATACCGTCGTAGGCTGTCCTACAACACAACCTCTAACAAGACCCGTCT GTCTCGGACACCAGGAAACAGAATTGTTTACCTGTACACCAAGAAAGTCGGCAAGGCCCCCAAATCAGCATGTGGCATCTGTCCAGGAAGGCTCCGTGGT ATCCGTGCAGTCAGACCCAAGGTGCTCATGAGACTGTCTAAGACAAAAAAACATGTCAGCAGAGCATATGGTGGATCCATGTGTGCAAAATGTGTTCGTGACAG GATCAAGCGGGCATTCTTAATTGAGGAGCAAAAAATTGTCATAAAGGTGCTGAAGGCTCAAGCACAGAGCCAGAAGACAAAGTAA